Proteins found in one bacterium genomic segment:
- the dnaG gene encoding DNA primase, whose amino-acid sequence MAGRSREATDEIRRRIGILDVVSAHVTLKRSGRRYTGLCPFHSEKTPSFTVNPELGFFYCFGCHAGGDVFDFVMRLEGVPFPVALTELAGRAGVPLPQTPEDERLGGERERLLRVVAEAAAFFRSQLAGPDGLTARRYLADRGVDAAAAETFRLGYAPAGWDGLLRALRGRGFDAAAAEQAGLAVARSGAGGTGHYDALRHRLIFPIHDLQGRPVAFGGRALDEATPKYLNTRETALFVKGRTLYALDAARAAIRAAGEAVVVEGYMDALTCHQFGITNAVASLGTALTQDQALLLKRFAARAVLVYDADASGMDAAERGLGIFEQVELPVRVAVLPGRADPDELLRARGAEAFRRTLAEAQSVFDYRFAMAASRHDGSTVEGKVGIVDEVSQLIIIAPNPVRQSEYVRQLAERLAVREDAVRGQIRRLAKGREESRTPAAAGQAGRAVLGSQAPPEAEGRVGAETLLLHLLVADASVRVGIRGLLDARTFREPARHALAEALLDPEAEGIDPGRLRERLRDEAAISLLSRFLIEEPPVRGDARRIAEGCVRTLRLADLEERIDRLVEAHAEAVRGRDDGRRDRLAVELLEAGREKERIRELKVSV is encoded by the coding sequence ATGGCCGGACGGTCGAGAGAGGCTACAGACGAGATCCGCCGGCGCATCGGGATTCTCGACGTCGTCTCGGCGCACGTCACCCTGAAGCGATCCGGACGCCGGTACACGGGCCTTTGCCCATTTCACTCGGAAAAGACGCCGTCGTTCACCGTTAACCCGGAGCTGGGCTTTTTCTACTGTTTCGGGTGCCACGCCGGCGGCGACGTGTTCGACTTCGTCATGCGCCTCGAGGGCGTGCCGTTCCCCGTCGCGCTGACGGAGCTTGCCGGCCGGGCCGGCGTGCCCCTCCCGCAGACGCCGGAGGATGAGCGTCTCGGCGGAGAGCGCGAGCGGCTGCTCCGGGTGGTCGCGGAGGCTGCGGCGTTCTTTCGTTCGCAGCTCGCCGGCCCGGACGGCCTCACCGCACGGCGGTATCTCGCGGACCGCGGCGTCGACGCGGCGGCGGCGGAGACGTTCCGGCTCGGATACGCCCCCGCCGGGTGGGACGGTCTCCTTCGCGCGCTGAGGGGGCGCGGGTTTGACGCGGCCGCGGCCGAGCAGGCCGGACTGGCGGTGGCCCGCTCGGGAGCAGGCGGGACAGGCCACTACGACGCGCTGCGGCACCGGCTGATTTTTCCGATCCACGACCTGCAGGGGCGGCCGGTGGCGTTCGGCGGCCGCGCGCTCGACGAGGCGACGCCGAAGTACCTGAACACGCGGGAGACGGCGCTGTTTGTGAAGGGCCGCACCCTGTATGCGCTGGATGCGGCCCGCGCCGCGATCCGGGCAGCCGGCGAGGCCGTGGTCGTCGAAGGGTACATGGACGCGCTGACCTGCCACCAATTCGGCATCACGAACGCGGTGGCATCGCTCGGCACGGCGCTCACCCAGGATCAGGCGCTCCTCCTCAAGCGGTTCGCCGCCCGGGCGGTGCTGGTCTACGACGCGGATGCCTCGGGCATGGACGCCGCGGAGCGGGGGCTCGGCATCTTCGAGCAGGTCGAACTGCCGGTGCGGGTGGCCGTGCTGCCGGGCCGGGCCGACCCGGACGAGTTGCTCCGGGCACGAGGCGCCGAGGCTTTCCGACGGACGCTGGCGGAGGCGCAGTCGGTGTTCGACTACCGGTTTGCCATGGCCGCCTCACGGCACGACGGCAGCACGGTCGAAGGAAAGGTGGGAATTGTTGACGAAGTGAGTCAGTTAATCATTATAGCACCGAATCCGGTCCGACAGTCGGAGTATGTCCGGCAGCTGGCGGAGCGCTTGGCCGTTCGCGAAGACGCCGTCAGAGGACAAATCCGCCGTCTGGCGAAGGGCCGGGAGGAATCCCGCACGCCCGCCGCGGCGGGGCAGGCGGGACGGGCGGTCCTTGGCTCTCAGGCGCCTCCGGAGGCGGAAGGGCGGGTTGGAGCGGAAACCCTCCTGCTCCATCTTCTTGTGGCGGACGCCTCGGTGAGGGTGGGAATCCGCGGCTTGCTCGACGCGCGCACATTCCGCGAACCGGCTCGTCACGCACTGGCAGAGGCGCTCCTGGACCCGGAGGCGGAGGGCATCGACCCGGGCCGGCTTCGCGAGCGGCTGCGGGACGAGGCCGCCATTTCGCTGCTGAGCCGGTTCCTGATCGAGGAGCCGCCGGTACGCGGGGATGCGCGGCGCATCGCGGAAGGGTGCGTGCGGACGCTCCGCCTGGCCGACCTTGAAGAGCGGATCGACCGGCTCGTCGAGGCACACGCCGAGGCGGTGCGCGGCCGGGACGACGGCCGCCGCGACAGGCTGGCCGTGGAACTACTCGAAGCAGGCAGGGAAAAGGAACGGATCAGGGAGTTGAAGGTCAGTGTCTAA
- a CDS encoding ABC transporter ATP-binding protein — protein sequence MSSAPISDGRRLLEFKDVDTYYGELHVLKGVNYEIGAGEIVCLLGGNASGKSTTMKTVLGLVRPARGTVLYRGESIGRMSTAERVRRGIAPVPEARRLFPRMTVYENLEMGAFTRTDSSGIAEDLERVYALFPRVKERRTQLAGTLSGGEQQMVAIGRALMARPQLLCMDEPSMGLSPAFVEQVFDIIQTINRQGTSIFVVEQNANMALSIAHRGYVLQTGRVVLSGTAKSLRENEMIRQAYLGEITTA from the coding sequence ATGTCATCCGCGCCTATCTCGGACGGACGGCGGCTGCTCGAGTTTAAGGACGTCGACACCTACTACGGCGAGCTGCACGTCCTCAAGGGCGTGAATTACGAAATCGGCGCCGGGGAGATCGTGTGCCTGCTCGGCGGAAACGCGTCGGGCAAGTCCACGACGATGAAGACCGTGCTCGGCCTCGTCCGGCCGGCGCGCGGCACGGTGTTGTACCGTGGGGAGTCGATCGGGAGGATGTCGACCGCCGAGCGCGTCCGGCGCGGCATCGCACCCGTGCCCGAGGCCCGGCGGCTCTTTCCGCGGATGACGGTCTACGAAAATCTCGAGATGGGAGCGTTCACCCGCACGGATTCCTCCGGCATCGCGGAGGACCTCGAACGCGTGTACGCGCTCTTCCCCCGGGTGAAAGAGCGCCGCACCCAGCTGGCCGGGACGCTCTCGGGCGGCGAGCAGCAGATGGTGGCGATCGGCCGCGCGTTGATGGCCCGGCCGCAGCTGCTGTGCATGGACGAGCCGTCGATGGGCCTGTCGCCCGCGTTCGTGGAGCAGGTTTTCGACATCATCCAGACGATCAACCGGCAGGGGACGTCGATCTTCGTAGTCGAGCAGAACGCCAACATGGCGCTCAGCATCGCCCACCGCGGCTACGTGCTGCAGACCGGCCGCGTGGTGCTCTCGGGGACCGCGAAGAGCCTGCGCGAAAACGAAATGATCCGGCAGGCCTACCTCGGCGAGATCACGACGGCATAG
- a CDS encoding branched-chain amino acid ABC transporter ATP-binding protein/permease, with the protein MAELSPTPALESEQVVPPPARPATWRAFAAPFVRPFGRIPVATRTRLAALLFFAAALLFPVVHSNGGDVDAAANALSFAALALGLNIVVGFAGLLDLGYAAFFAIGAYSYGILASGQVHPLWTPAWQPLEWLGLVSRFHFTGVPDVVQFQFSFWLMLPGAAIVAAFFGILFGAPTLRLKGDYLAIVTLGFGEIVPIVVRNAQGLTNGAMGLNGVLAPTAFRYNFSVNATPYYYVGVAIIALLIFVSYRLKDSRIGRAWMAIREDEIAAGAMGVNRTRLKLLAFAIGAGFGGMTGTLYIAKLQTATPDMFMFPVSVMILVMIVLGGMGSVPGVVVGALLLQLLQSWFLQDLTQWLHALGRLTGIVFLQQIELAQTIELIFGIILVLMMLYRRQGLIPASRATAALSMEEQAASPTRGGIGVSLSRLAQADLPTGTPLLETRGLTKRFGGITAVRTVDLVIPQHSVVGLIGPNGSGKTTLFNLVTGLDAPDAGRILLKGRDITRLPAHAIVERGIARTFQALRLFPDMTVLDNVLVGMHVRTRANAVGAVLRPPAVRAEERDALEWVMEVLRIFGNRLVPRANHLASSLSYANRRRLEIARAIASRPALLLLDEPTAGMNPAETLELADQIRSLKDMGLTVLLIEHKLNVVNTIADKVAVLDYGEKIAEGTAEEVHRNEDVIRAYLGRTAAARV; encoded by the coding sequence GTGGCTGAACTCTCGCCCACGCCGGCCCTCGAGAGCGAGCAGGTGGTCCCGCCGCCGGCCCGGCCGGCGACGTGGCGCGCCTTCGCGGCGCCGTTTGTGCGGCCGTTCGGGCGGATTCCCGTGGCGACGCGGACGCGCCTCGCAGCACTCCTGTTCTTTGCCGCGGCCCTCCTGTTCCCGGTGGTGCACTCGAACGGCGGCGACGTGGACGCCGCGGCGAACGCCCTCTCGTTCGCGGCGCTCGCGCTCGGCCTCAACATCGTCGTCGGCTTCGCCGGCCTGCTCGATCTGGGGTACGCGGCGTTTTTCGCGATCGGCGCGTACAGCTACGGCATCCTAGCTTCGGGGCAGGTGCACCCGTTGTGGACGCCGGCGTGGCAGCCGCTCGAGTGGCTGGGGCTCGTGAGCCGGTTCCATTTCACCGGCGTGCCGGACGTCGTGCAGTTCCAGTTCTCGTTCTGGCTGATGCTGCCGGGCGCGGCGATCGTGGCCGCGTTTTTCGGCATCCTGTTCGGCGCCCCGACGCTGCGGCTGAAGGGCGACTACCTCGCGATCGTCACCCTGGGGTTCGGTGAGATCGTCCCGATTGTTGTGCGCAACGCGCAGGGTCTCACGAACGGGGCCATGGGCCTGAACGGAGTGCTCGCGCCGACGGCGTTCCGGTACAATTTCAGCGTCAACGCGACCCCGTACTACTACGTCGGGGTCGCGATCATCGCCCTGCTGATTTTTGTGAGTTACCGGCTCAAGGACTCCCGCATCGGCCGCGCCTGGATGGCCATCCGGGAGGACGAGATCGCGGCCGGCGCGATGGGCGTGAACCGGACGCGGCTCAAGTTGCTGGCCTTTGCGATCGGCGCGGGGTTCGGCGGGATGACCGGCACCCTGTACATCGCCAAGCTCCAGACGGCGACCCCGGATATGTTCATGTTCCCGGTCTCCGTGATGATCCTCGTGATGATCGTGCTCGGCGGCATGGGCAGCGTGCCCGGCGTGGTCGTGGGCGCGCTGCTGCTCCAGTTGCTGCAATCGTGGTTCCTCCAGGACCTCACGCAGTGGCTTCATGCGCTGGGCCGGTTGACCGGAATCGTGTTCCTCCAGCAGATCGAACTGGCCCAAACGATCGAGCTGATCTTCGGGATCATCCTCGTGCTGATGATGCTGTACCGGCGGCAGGGATTGATCCCCGCGTCCCGGGCCACCGCGGCGCTCTCGATGGAAGAGCAGGCCGCCTCACCGACGCGCGGCGGCATCGGCGTGTCGCTGAGCCGCCTCGCGCAGGCCGACCTGCCGACGGGCACGCCGCTCCTCGAGACGCGCGGGCTCACCAAGCGATTCGGCGGTATTACCGCGGTCCGCACCGTCGACCTCGTCATCCCGCAGCACTCGGTCGTCGGCCTCATCGGCCCGAACGGCTCCGGGAAGACGACGCTCTTCAACCTCGTGACCGGGCTCGACGCGCCCGACGCCGGCCGCATCTTGTTGAAGGGCCGGGACATCACCCGGCTGCCGGCGCACGCGATCGTCGAGCGGGGCATCGCGCGGACATTTCAGGCGCTGCGGCTCTTCCCCGATATGACCGTGCTCGACAACGTCCTGGTCGGGATGCACGTGCGGACGCGGGCGAACGCCGTCGGCGCGGTGTTGCGGCCGCCCGCGGTCCGCGCGGAGGAGCGCGACGCTCTGGAGTGGGTGATGGAGGTGCTGCGGATCTTTGGCAACCGGCTCGTGCCGCGCGCGAACCATCTCGCCAGCAGCCTCTCCTACGCCAACCGGCGCCGGCTCGAGATCGCGCGCGCCATCGCCTCCCGGCCCGCGCTGCTGCTGTTGGACGAACCCACGGCCGGCATGAACCCCGCCGAGACGCTGGAGCTGGCCGACCAGATCCGCAGCCTCAAGGATATGGGGCTGACGGTGCTGCTCATCGAGCACAAGTTGAACGTCGTCAACACCATCGCCGACAAGGTCGCCGTGCTGGACTACGGCGAGAAGATCGCCGAAGGCACCGCGGAGGAGGTCCACCGGAACGAGGATGTCATCCGCGCCTATCTCGGACGGACGGCGGCTGCTCGAGTTTAA
- a CDS encoding branched-chain amino acid ABC transporter permease, translating to MTYHDVLVQQVINGLSLGAMYSLLALGFTMVYGIIELINFAHFNIFMIGSFIAAIALHAVGVDGQSRVLYGVPLIAALALAFASTMLFCGGLGVVIERVGLRPMRHAKGTAAMITTIGISYILFNVVLLRTGASTLNYPNPVPALGWDIGGAVVRLREILLWSVALILMGGLHVFVRRTKIGKAMRATAQDAEAARMMGIDVDRVVMLTFFIGSALAGAAGLIFGLYYNFTSFIIGYTAGLRAFTAAVLGGIGNVVGAMIGGLVIGLIEALGGQLLAVRWTDVIIFSILILVLVLRPTGLLGISTPSKS from the coding sequence ATGACGTACCACGACGTGCTGGTGCAACAAGTCATCAACGGGCTCAGTCTCGGCGCAATGTACTCGCTGCTCGCCCTCGGCTTCACGATGGTCTACGGCATCATCGAACTCATCAACTTCGCCCACTTCAACATCTTCATGATCGGATCGTTCATCGCCGCGATCGCGCTGCACGCCGTGGGGGTGGACGGGCAGTCCCGGGTCCTCTACGGGGTGCCGCTCATCGCGGCGCTCGCGCTGGCGTTCGCGTCGACGATGCTGTTCTGTGGGGGCCTCGGCGTGGTGATCGAGCGCGTTGGGCTGCGGCCGATGCGGCACGCGAAGGGCACCGCCGCGATGATCACCACGATCGGCATCTCCTACATCCTCTTCAACGTCGTGCTGCTCAGGACTGGCGCCTCGACGCTCAACTACCCCAATCCGGTGCCCGCCCTCGGCTGGGACATCGGCGGAGCGGTCGTGCGGCTGCGGGAAATCCTGCTTTGGAGCGTCGCGCTGATCCTGATGGGGGGCCTGCACGTCTTCGTGCGCCGCACCAAGATCGGAAAGGCCATGCGGGCGACGGCCCAGGATGCGGAAGCCGCGCGGATGATGGGGATCGACGTCGATCGGGTGGTCATGCTGACGTTCTTCATCGGCTCGGCGCTGGCCGGTGCGGCCGGGCTGATCTTCGGCCTGTACTACAATTTCACGAGCTTTATCATCGGCTACACGGCCGGCCTCCGGGCGTTCACCGCGGCGGTGCTCGGCGGCATCGGCAATGTCGTGGGTGCGATGATCGGCGGCCTCGTGATCGGACTCATCGAAGCGCTCGGGGGCCAGTTGCTGGCGGTGCGCTGGACCGACGTGATCATCTTCTCGATCCTGATCCTCGTGCTGGTGCTCCGCCCCACCGGGCTCCTCGGGATTTCGACGCCGTCGAAGTCGTGA
- a CDS encoding branched-chain amino acid ABC transporter substrate-binding protein — protein MVGTWRHRVLGLVVAAVLVVTTAMLGGLPRTQAQAKTLYVGITLPLTGADAEDAELIKDGAMIAIDDANSKGGVAGYKIEAIVLDSGTATAGQYDPAQAATNTRKLVANVGVVANIGPQMSGEGKAMSAILSQADLATITPSSTNPDITDPKFASQYRPKGKAVYFRTVTTDAYQGPNMANYYAETLHVKTVYVLDDSGAYGVGIADSFQKQAAAKGIKVIGRDQLNPKEADYTTVLTKIKGMNPDAIYYGGVDQAGAKLAKQAYDVVPKMLKGGGDGMYSGALLKGAGFPAVQGWYATIAGPHLTENPAAQPWVKKFAAKYGKQPSDYSITAYDAALVVLDAIKRVAATGKTPDRSNVRDAIQATNLKTLQGTISFDQNGDINSRVVSVFQILRNAKFPDDDILHQFKYIGVAPQT, from the coding sequence ATGGTAGGTACGTGGCGTCATCGTGTGCTCGGGTTGGTTGTTGCGGCCGTCCTGGTCGTGACCACGGCCATGCTCGGCGGCCTGCCGCGCACGCAGGCCCAGGCCAAGACACTCTATGTCGGCATCACCCTGCCGTTGACCGGCGCGGACGCGGAGGACGCGGAGCTGATCAAGGACGGGGCGATGATCGCGATCGACGACGCGAACTCGAAGGGCGGCGTCGCCGGCTACAAGATCGAAGCGATCGTGCTCGACTCGGGCACCGCCACCGCCGGCCAATATGATCCGGCGCAGGCGGCGACCAACACCCGCAAGCTCGTCGCCAACGTGGGCGTCGTGGCCAACATCGGGCCCCAGATGAGCGGCGAAGGCAAGGCGATGTCCGCGATCCTGAGCCAAGCCGACCTCGCGACGATCACGCCGAGTTCGACAAACCCGGACATCACGGACCCGAAGTTCGCGTCTCAGTACCGGCCGAAGGGCAAGGCGGTCTACTTCCGGACCGTGACCACGGACGCGTACCAGGGGCCGAACATGGCCAACTACTACGCCGAGACCCTCCACGTGAAGACCGTGTACGTGCTCGACGATTCGGGCGCCTACGGCGTGGGCATCGCCGACTCATTCCAGAAGCAGGCGGCGGCGAAGGGCATCAAAGTGATCGGCCGCGACCAGCTGAACCCCAAGGAAGCCGACTACACGACCGTGCTGACCAAGATCAAGGGCATGAATCCCGACGCCATCTACTACGGCGGCGTCGACCAGGCCGGCGCGAAGCTGGCGAAGCAGGCCTACGACGTCGTCCCCAAGATGCTCAAGGGCGGCGGTGACGGGATGTACAGCGGGGCGCTCCTGAAGGGCGCCGGATTCCCGGCGGTGCAGGGTTGGTATGCGACAATCGCCGGCCCGCACCTCACCGAAAACCCCGCGGCGCAGCCGTGGGTCAAGAAGTTCGCGGCGAAGTACGGGAAGCAGCCGAGTGACTACTCGATCACGGCGTACGATGCCGCGCTCGTCGTTCTCGACGCGATCAAGCGCGTGGCCGCGACCGGCAAGACCCCCGACCGGAGCAACGTTCGCGACGCGATTCAGGCGACGAACCTGAAGACGCTGCAGGGCACGATCTCGTTCGACCAGAACGGCGACATCAACAGCCGCGTGGTCAGCGTGTTCCAGATCCTGCGCAATGCGAAATTCCCGGACGATGACATCCTGCATCAGTTCAAGTACATCGGGGTCGCGCCGCAGACCTAG
- a CDS encoding sulfocyanin-like copper-binding protein produces the protein MNRRTLVRILPFAALATLLAAVALPRVHAAAEATFTIVANQTAANGGQNYNGTAKGRLTITVAPGTAVHIKFTTDKKAALPHSLQVIALKGTAQAPVLPAQAEPQPAFKGAETPNPTQGTPPGKTDDVRFTASKAGHYLFVCGYPGHALLGMYGTFNVTQGAKPSLAVK, from the coding sequence ATGAACCGTCGTACGCTTGTCCGTATTCTGCCGTTCGCCGCCCTCGCCACGCTGCTCGCCGCGGTGGCCCTCCCTCGGGTGCACGCCGCCGCCGAGGCGACGTTTACGATCGTGGCCAATCAGACGGCCGCCAACGGCGGCCAAAACTACAACGGCACGGCCAAGGGCCGGCTCACGATCACCGTGGCGCCGGGGACGGCCGTCCACATCAAGTTCACGACCGACAAGAAGGCCGCCCTGCCGCACAGTTTGCAGGTGATCGCCCTCAAGGGCACCGCCCAGGCCCCGGTCCTCCCGGCGCAGGCGGAACCGCAGCCCGCGTTTAAGGGTGCCGAGACGCCGAATCCGACGCAGGGCACCCCGCCGGGCAAGACCGACGACGTCCGGTTCACCGCGTCCAAGGCCGGGCACTACCTCTTCGTCTGCGGGTATCCCGGACACGCGCTGCTCGGTATGTACGGCACGTTCAACGTGACGCAGGGCGCCAAACCCAGTCTCGCCGTCAAGTGA
- a CDS encoding cytochrome c oxidase subunit II, with product MEPGVTVPRDERSAGRWMGALILFILAAGVVSFIVAAHIWWLQPLASRQGLFADEMFDAILVATGIAFIAVHLFVAIALIRYAAHGRRPAAHWHEHLGAELTWTLVPAAGLIVLAIFAEIVWAHVYSAPPANAQVVEVTARQFLWYVRYPGPDGKLARTDPKFISAGNPLGLDPGDADSKTNLVLTNDLHVVNNRPVRVVIHSLDVIHSFFLPNFRVKQDAVPGRTESVWFTPDRTGTFQIACAQLCGVGHYTMRGNIVVEPTQAAFDAWLATQGTH from the coding sequence ATGGAACCAGGGGTAACCGTGCCGCGCGACGAGCGGTCCGCGGGGCGGTGGATGGGTGCGTTGATTCTGTTCATCCTCGCCGCGGGCGTCGTCTCGTTCATCGTCGCGGCGCACATCTGGTGGCTGCAGCCGCTCGCGTCGCGACAGGGCCTCTTCGCCGACGAGATGTTCGACGCCATTCTCGTCGCCACCGGCATTGCGTTCATCGCCGTGCACCTCTTCGTCGCGATCGCGCTGATCCGGTACGCGGCGCACGGCCGCCGGCCCGCCGCGCACTGGCACGAGCACCTCGGCGCGGAGCTCACGTGGACGCTCGTCCCCGCGGCGGGGCTCATCGTCCTGGCCATCTTCGCGGAGATCGTCTGGGCGCACGTGTACAGCGCCCCGCCCGCCAACGCGCAGGTGGTGGAAGTGACGGCCCGGCAGTTCCTCTGGTACGTCCGGTACCCGGGCCCGGACGGCAAGCTGGCGCGCACGGATCCGAAGTTCATCAGCGCCGGGAACCCGCTCGGCCTCGATCCGGGCGACGCGGACAGCAAGACGAACCTCGTCCTCACGAACGACCTGCACGTGGTGAACAATCGCCCGGTGCGCGTCGTCATCCATTCCCTCGACGTGATCCACAGCTTCTTCCTGCCGAACTTCCGCGTGAAGCAGGACGCGGTGCCCGGCCGGACGGAGTCGGTGTGGTTTACGCCGGACCGCACCGGCACGTTCCAGATCGCGTGCGCGCAGCTCTGCGGCGTCGGCCACTATACGATGCGTGGTAACATCGTGGTGGAACCCACCCAGGCCGCGTTCGACGCCTGGCTGGCGACACAGGGCACACACTAG
- a CDS encoding cbb3-type cytochrome c oxidase subunit I has protein sequence MDALAVHEGAAAHEAHAESFVRHYIFSLDHKMIGKQYYFTTLFMALIGGALAMLMRRHLGWPEQGTLDPGQYLAAATMHGTIMIFFFLTSILTGAFGNFLIPLMIGARDMAFPFLNMVSFWTLVPGVLVLLSSFFVPGGPAGDGWTSYAPLSAVSKFSPGSGLGQTLWAISILFVLFSSLFGSLNFLTTIINMRARGLSMGRIPLTLWGIFITAILALLSFPVLTAAIVMLILDRTAGTSFFVPPNLLVAGQVLGGKNGDALLWQHLFWFFGHPEVYILILTPMGIVSDVISTFSRKPIFGYKAMVLSLSAIGFLSFLVWGHHMFVSGMSPLLGAAFIGSTIAIAVPSAIKTFNWCTTLWQGRLHFTSAMLFAIAFVSLFVTGGLSGIFLATAPVDIYLHDTYFVIAHFHFVMAAAALFSIFAGTYYWFPKLFGRMMDERLGKIHFVFTFLGIYMTFFPMHFLGFMGNSRRLYSTAAYPFLDRAGPIDIFISLSAFMLGAAQVVFIYNFFKSLLHGPVAEQNPWHANSLEWAAPSPPPHGNWGPSLPVVYRWPYDYSVPDAPADYSPMWQADPVPAGGASPAGDGGGE, from the coding sequence ATGGATGCGCTTGCGGTGCACGAAGGGGCTGCCGCCCACGAGGCCCACGCCGAGAGCTTCGTCCGCCATTACATCTTCAGCCTCGACCACAAGATGATCGGCAAGCAATACTACTTCACGACGCTGTTCATGGCGCTCATCGGCGGCGCGCTCGCGATGCTGATGCGGCGGCATCTCGGGTGGCCCGAGCAGGGCACCCTGGATCCCGGCCAGTACCTGGCCGCGGCGACGATGCACGGCACCATCATGATTTTCTTCTTCCTGACGTCCATTCTGACCGGAGCGTTCGGCAACTTCCTGATCCCGCTCATGATCGGCGCCCGGGACATGGCCTTCCCGTTTCTCAACATGGTGTCGTTCTGGACGCTGGTGCCCGGCGTGCTCGTGCTGCTCTCGTCCTTTTTCGTCCCCGGCGGCCCCGCCGGCGACGGCTGGACGTCGTACGCGCCGCTGTCGGCGGTCTCCAAGTTCTCGCCGGGGTCCGGGCTCGGCCAGACGCTGTGGGCCATCTCGATTCTGTTCGTGCTGTTCTCGTCGTTGTTCGGCTCGCTCAACTTCCTGACCACGATCATCAACATGCGGGCGCGCGGGTTGTCGATGGGCCGGATCCCGCTCACGCTGTGGGGCATCTTCATCACCGCGATCCTGGCGCTCTTGTCGTTTCCGGTGCTGACCGCGGCCATCGTGATGCTCATCCTCGACCGCACGGCCGGCACGAGCTTCTTCGTCCCGCCGAACCTGCTGGTCGCGGGACAGGTGCTCGGCGGCAAGAACGGGGACGCGCTGTTGTGGCAGCACCTGTTCTGGTTCTTCGGCCATCCGGAGGTCTACATCCTGATCCTCACGCCGATGGGCATCGTCTCCGACGTCATCTCGACCTTCTCGCGCAAGCCGATCTTCGGCTACAAGGCGATGGTGCTGTCGCTCTCGGCGATCGGATTTCTGAGCTTTCTCGTGTGGGGCCACCACATGTTCGTGAGCGGCATGTCGCCGCTGCTCGGCGCGGCCTTCATCGGATCGACGATCGCGATCGCGGTACCGTCCGCGATCAAGACGTTCAACTGGTGCACGACGCTGTGGCAAGGCCGGCTGCACTTCACGTCCGCGATGCTGTTTGCGATCGCGTTCGTGTCGCTGTTCGTCACCGGCGGCCTCAGCGGGATCTTCCTCGCGACCGCGCCGGTCGACATCTACCTGCACGACACGTACTTCGTGATCGCGCACTTCCATTTCGTCATGGCCGCGGCCGCGCTGTTCTCGATCTTCGCCGGCACCTACTATTGGTTTCCCAAGCTGTTCGGCCGGATGATGGACGAGCGGCTCGGCAAAATCCACTTCGTGTTCACGTTCCTCGGCATCTACATGACGTTCTTCCCGATGCACTTCCTCGGGTTCATGGGGAACAGCCGCCGGCTCTACAGCACCGCGGCCTACCCGTTCCTCGACCGCGCGGGGCCGATCGACATCTTCATCTCCCTGAGCGCGTTCATGCTGGGGGCGGCGCAGGTCGTCTTCATCTACAACTTCTTCAAGAGCCTGCTCCATGGGCCGGTCGCGGAGCAGAATCCGTGGCACGCCAACTCGCTCGAATGGGCGGCGCCGTCGCCGCCGCCGCACGGCAACTGGGGGCCGTCCCTGCCGGTCGTCTACCGCTGGCCGTATGATTACTCGGTGCCGGACGCGCCGGCGGACTACAGCCCGATGTGGCAGGCGGACCCGGTGCCGGCGGGCGGCGCGTCCCCTGCGGGGGACGGCGGCGGGGAGTAG
- a CDS encoding cytochrome c oxidase subunit 3, whose protein sequence is MTTQALRTRPASAGRGTAGVRRGLGPAGRGAEPAAAGPAVSTAVIGVAAALAAVAMLFIAFTTAYLARRQEPGWGTIGMPPILWLTTAILLASSGTLEWARRRIAAGDIRGLQRGLSVTAGLGGAFLAGQLIAWRSLAAQGAYISSNPHSAFFYMLTGAHGAHLLGGLGALGIILWKAYAGRYGVASYAGVNVFALYWHFMDLLWLYLFALLFIA, encoded by the coding sequence ATGACGACGCAGGCCCTGAGGACGCGCCCGGCATCGGCCGGACGCGGAACGGCCGGCGTTCGCCGGGGCCTCGGCCCGGCCGGCCGCGGCGCGGAGCCGGCTGCCGCCGGGCCCGCGGTCAGCACCGCGGTGATCGGCGTGGCCGCCGCCCTGGCCGCCGTGGCCATGCTCTTTATCGCCTTCACGACGGCCTATCTCGCGCGGCGGCAGGAGCCCGGATGGGGGACTATCGGCATGCCGCCGATCCTCTGGCTGACGACGGCGATCCTCCTCGCCAGCAGCGGCACGCTCGAGTGGGCGCGCCGCCGGATCGCGGCCGGCGATATCCGGGGTCTGCAGCGCGGGCTCTCGGTCACGGCCGGGCTTGGCGGCGCCTTTCTCGCCGGCCAGCTCATCGCGTGGCGCTCGCTCGCGGCGCAGGGCGCCTACATCTCGAGCAATCCGCACAGCGCCTTCTTCTACATGTTGACCGGTGCCCACGGCGCGCACCTGCTCGGGGGACTGGGAGCACTCGGGATCATCTTGTGGAAGGCGTACGCCGGCCGGTACGGCGTGGCCTCGTACGCGGGGGTGAACGTCTTCGCGCTCTACTGGCACTTCATGGACCTGCTGTGGCTCTATCTCTTCGCCCTGCTCTTTATCGCGTGA